The DNA region GAAGCTTGTGACGAGATTTGACAGCTATAGAGATAAAGAGATAGGTGACTACAAATATAGAGATAAAGAGATAAGTGACTGTTTCAGATAATGTTAAGAGAATATAGATAGAGAGGCTAGAGAGATTATTTGATTAGGTTAGAGAATAAAAATGGATTAAGTTTAGAGAATATAAAGATGAGGTGGGCAGGGTGATAGACAAGGAAGCTAGAGAGACTATTTTGATTAGgttagagaataaaaaatgattaagtttagagaatatatatgAAGTGGACGGCTGATTAATTATGTTTAGAGAATAAAGATGAGTTGGGCGGCTATACGGTTAAAGAATATAGATAAGATGAACGACATCTGATAAAATTAGGTTTAGATAATGAAtgagtaattattatatataataaattatataatatacaatatataataaaataaataaataaattattatatataataaataattattattataataaattgtatattatatataatataaaaaataataaaaattcggTTATcggtttgattttcgagttgaaacttCAACTTAAAAACAGTAAACCGAAAATAAAATCGATTTATTTGAGTAGATATTCAGttcaaaccaaatattgaaTACCCTTATTTATTATCACATTCTtccttatataaaaataaaaaaaaaataaaaaaaattgagaatagGGAGAGCATGAGGTTTGGGGAGCAGAGTATCCTGCATCGGTGTGGACAGTTTGGATATCCGAAAGAGTTGAATTGATTGTTTCTGTATTTATTGTTAATTTCAGTTATGGGCAATGTCGGGTTGGAATCAATCGATTCGGGTACCCAATAAAAGAATCTGAAATCTCTTTCGTCTCTCCAAAATTCTGGGTATGTTTAGATATTTGTGGATCAAACTTAGGACAAAATGATATATATCATTATGAATTCATCACTAACTGAAAACAAATCATTCTAATAATAATGTAACATTTtcaagaattttgaaaaaaaaaaagtcttaatGAGAAAAAGTGGCTATTTCTTGGTTCCACCAAAGCCACGTTTTGTCCCTAATGATCTTTCAACAGTACTGCTCCCATTTTCAGGACTTATTGTCTCCTCATCATTTGTAACTTCATTTCCTTTATCAGATTGGAAATCTTTTTCTATTATTCCAGGAACTAAGAAATTGGCAACCCAATACAGCAAAAGAAGTGCAGAACTGTCATTCATAAGCATTACATGATAATCAAGccatgaataataataattaaaaaaaaagataattgaaAAAGTAATTACCCAGTCAGCAGAAAGACAGAGATATCAGGATGTTTAATCTTTGTAGTAGTGAGGACCAGAAGTGCATGATGATGAGATGAGATTGAATTAACTTTCTGTCTTCCAATTTGCCTAGTTTTCAAAACTAGACTTTGCTTTAGACCAACTTGTTTGGTTGGAGAAAACAAGAATGAGAAGTGAGGTTGTGAATGAAAGGTGGAGATGGACATGGACATGGACATGGTGGAGAATTTTGGTTCAAACCATTGTTACTAATGGCAGACCTCAGCTGAGAAGAAGAGACCAGTTTTAGATGAGGAGTTTGGATAAGgatttttttggtaaaataaGTGATAACAAGGACAAATGTATGGCTTCAATGTCTATAAAGGAGTCCCCACCCAACTCATGTAACTCTATAACTACATGTTAATAGTagttcaaacaaaacaaaacaaaatgaaattatttgtatttttgataGAATGggaaataaataaagtgtataAAAGTTAAAGGTCTTATTTGTAAACTATGTAATAGATTAAGGACAACTTATATTAATTTAGGTTTTATGGATGGATCTTGTGAGGTTCTaattgaagtaaaaaaaaactcatataataGAGGAAACTCAATTATTATTCTTGAATACTATATGAGAAGAAATAGgacaactattattattttattatttgtaggttttttaaattatattttatatatggtAATGGGCTTTAAATTTTTAATGGgctcataaatattaatttaatataatttttgatttaCTCTTATAAATAGAGATTATAATCTAGATTTATTTATACCATTCATTATTCCATAACAAAATTTAGAGAATACTATTTTTCAAGAATGTATGCATATTTTGGTCGAACCTCCTTGTATGTTCTGTTAATTATTCTTTACTCTATCTCTATTTATCTTATATATCGtgtttttagaatatttattctccACAAGTGGTACGAGAGTATGCTTTTAGAATGTTTAACATAATGTCTTTGAAGATTATAATGTCTTTGAAGATCTGATGACAACTTTAATTATCATTGGAAAGTTGCTTTTGGGCTTTTGTTGAAGAAACGATATTGATAAGTCTTTTATTCTTCTCAAAGTCAAGCActgaatgaagaagaaagttttttttttatctattataatttgggatctttgttatattttattaataaagagtaATAAGATGGGAGAATTAGAGGAAACAATCTCTCTGATTTTCTGCATTTTATATGTctagtttaataaatttattattattatagttttctTTATACTTCTAAGagttatattcatattttttataaatttaaaatatatacaaagaaaataaaaatattttttaattaatattctctTATTTTCCTCAATACTTTATAATCTCTTCTTTActatacaattaaaaaataattttcaataataatgatTCAAACTAGAATAATTAGAGGTTAATTGTATaacacttaaataaaatatttacttattaatttattatgtaattaaaaatgttagtgAGAAAAAGGTATgatctaaatatttattcttataaatcaaacaacataatattttcacaaattatcattaatagtttttttcttttaagttttttttttataatcaacaCATTAACCCCTCaaacttcaaaaaaaaaaaaaaaaatataattttatactttaaaatataataaatcaacttTTTCTTTAGCCCAACTAACTTTTCCACAATTTAATGTTACTCTTAGTGGagattttattgtttttcacAAAATCTAGATATTCATGTAAATTTCCATCCTCCTGAATTAAAGGTTtcaaattaaaatcatatttaacaattaatagataagagaagataaataattagtttgagaaaaaaataataaattttatatttaattttttattatctcttatatatatattattaatttgatttaatcattcttgttattattattttcaaaataatataaaaaattaattaatacaaaatatatatttaaaaattaatatgtaaaagaagaaagagaaataaaattagttagCAAGTTATCAATTTACCTCAATTTTGCATtttcaatttctcttttttaattttttattatataatgttttcaaattattaatatgttttataaattatatatatttattatttttatatatataatgtttttataattttaaaaggataaatacaattatttaatttaaaacatatataaaggaagtaaagaaaataaaaaaaaaattaattatatttctcttATTCTCTTTAATTATGTATTCTctcctattatatatatatatatatatatatatatatatatatatatatatatatatatatatatatatatatatatatatatatataactaataataattattcaacctaaaataaatattgattattaaattaaacttaagtaaaagaataattatttagagtaacaaaacaattaataatttatatatatatatatcaaatataacatacatttaaaaaatatatatatttatatattttgttaaccACTTTCTATTATTACTCTAacagaataaataaataaattagttaacaaataaaatatataaatataaatttaaaaaataataaaaagaaatagttTTTTAAACAGTTAACGAGTCCTAATAAGCAATCCGAACAATTTTCCGAAATTATTTAGCTCAACTATTATTTCTCCATTGTAAATaatgttacaaaataaattataaatgagttataataaatattaaaaaatcatttaaatctaaattacaaacagttataaaataaattataaaattagcaATAAAGTTAccaattaaattgaaaaacatattacataatgattaatttatttatttttataaaaaaaaaaggtgttacaaaataaataattaatttaaagtttcaaatttaattatagaagGAGTCTGTTAAGTTGTTgcaaaatttacaaatagttATTTAACGTTATAATTGTGCAACTTTTCGTTTtacaatacaaatattataaatgttatataaaaatagttatatGTGGTATAACCAGGTTCAATGGCATTGATTACTTATAACTAAACTAAATTCACTCTCTTCTCCCTCATTCTTATATGATATCCGAacctctctattttaaatttgaaatgtgtttttagcttcaatttttttttttcagtttaatCGGTAATTACCAGGACCAGGATATGGTATGAATTATAAAGAAATGATTGAAAAagagaatttgaaagaaagaatGAGGCAGCAAATAATTGATTGAAAaagagaatttgagagaaagAACGGGGAATGATTGACGTTGGCATAACTtcacaaaaataacaaaatttctttttttttctctttttttaacttttatcatttttaatcaataatatagtgacacatcattcacTCTCTCATTTTCTCTTAAATTCCATTTCCAATGATATATCTTTCTCTCGTCCTCATTTTATTTTGCAAGAATTATCCCAAATTTTGCCCTAAACACTATACTACTaaacaaaactatatatataatattatcaatatatttatttattttttatattttataagaattttaagtttattttcttataataatatattttttcactatattatcatatatatatatatatataaaaaattaaaaaaatatttatataatttaataattctttttagagAATATGATATTACAATACTTCGCGAGAATTTGTTGAAACTGAACTAAACGAAAATTGtagtaaaagaataaaaaaaaaaaaaatagaggatCGATGAGAACGCAAGACACATCAAGACGCATTCTCATACATTGTCTAGTCTCCCCTTCCCCTAGTCTCTTTTATTTCTTCCAAAtgagtgaattttttttataggcaACCCAATCTTATAGGCTGGCTTAGCTATAATTTAAGGTGAAAAGAagattattacaaaaatattattttttagtgtgaatttatcaaatttttattatatattatatgaaagaACTCTCTAACAAATCTAGTCAAAtgtaaatacatatttatttaattagtattgatgtcattttgttttttactttgtcaattatttttaatgaaaatgagaatttaattgattgttttttaCCTAActgtattaaataatattaatgagagGTATTGTACATCCTTGTTGCATTTAATCTAGAGTAGTGACTAAAAGTATGTTTTGGAAACTTCTTTAGGTGACtagaaataataattacttgGAGTGATACAAATGGTAATTAGCTTAGAGAATTGGGAACTCTCCTAAACTCCTTTCTCATGCAAAACATTTAGTAGGGTGGTTGTACTCTCATCTCATA from Impatiens glandulifera chromosome 5, dImpGla2.1, whole genome shotgun sequence includes:
- the LOC124940507 gene encoding uncharacterized protein LOC124940507, which codes for MSMSMSISTFHSQPHFSFLFSPTKQVGLKQSLVLKTRQIGRQKVNSISSHHHALLVLTTTKIKHPDISVFLLTGSALLLLYWVANFLVPGIIEKDFQSDKGNEVTNDEETISPENGSSTVERSLGTKRGFGGTKK